The following DNA comes from Hyphococcus flavus.
TAAATGAACCATCAGTGACGATTCTAACCGTGTCGAATCCCTCGCCGCCATCAACAGTATCCCTTCCGCCAGGATCAAGATTCAACAAGTCATCGCCGCCCAAGCCGTTTATAGTATCGTCACCGCTTGTTCCATTAAGCGTATCATTGCCTGAAGTGCCTTCGATCAACATTATTTCTACCCGTATTTTACTATACTTTCGGTGGTACACTACGCTTCCCGCTCTCAATGAAGCAATAGCAAACAAAACTTGGTCATCATTTTCTAGTTAGCTTGCAAAAAACGCAAAAAAGTACGCTTTTTCATGAGTAGTCAAGCGGCCTGGCATGATTGGCGCGCAAAGATAGCGCCTGAGAGGCAAATGCGCGCTAGCCCATGATGTCAAGCAATGCCAATATGTTTCTTGGTGCAGCGTAGTCTTTCGCGCGCGTTTCTTCACCCTGCACAACAGTGCAGATAAAATGAATGTTAGAAACGAATGCGACGCCCCTACCCGAACACGAAATCGTCCTGATGGAGGTCTGCGACAACGACGTTGTAGAGGATAATCAGGTTGCCTGACCCAAAGTTGATGGTCGTGTCTGCGCCGTCGTCGGTAGCGGCCGCCATCACTTCGGCGAACGCATCAAAGTCCGTACCAAAATTGTTCAGCTCAATCACGTCTTCCGTGCCGGCGCCAGCGACAAAGTCGGTGATCACGTCAATATCGTTGCCCGCGTTGTAAAGAAACGTGTCGTTCCCCAGCCCGCCGGTCAGCAGGTCGTTCTGCACGCCGCCGAAGATGAGGTCGTCTCCCTCGCCGCCGTCGATGAAGTCGTTATCCGCCGCGCCGGAGACAATGTCGTTTCCATCGCCGCCCTCAAGCGTGTCGACCCCTTTCGCCCCGAACATGGTGTCGTTGCCATCGCCGCCCATCAGCAGGTCGTTGTTGGCGCCGCCATATAGTTCGTCACGCCCGCCGCCGCCGTCGAGAATATCATTCTTGACGCCCGCCGCCAGCACGTCGCGGGCCGACCCGCCCATCAGCATGTCCTCGCCGTCGCCGCCATAGATCACGTCCAGCCCGGCCCCGCCGTCAATCGTATCATTGCCAGTCGATCCAACCAGCAAGTCGTCGCCCTGATTGCCGAACAACTCGTCATCGCCGTCATTGCCATTGGCGGAATCATTCCCGCCCCCGCCAATGATCGAGTCATTGTCGTCATTGCCCAGCATGAAGTCATTATCATCACCGCCGTCCAGCGTGTCGTCGCCAGCCCCGCCAGAAACAGAATCGTCGCCACTCAACGCCTGATAGTGATCATTCCCGCCCAGCAAATCAGCCGAGTCATCACCGCCAATATAAGTGACGCCGCCAATAGCCTTCTCAAACCCAAACAATGCATCATTGCCACTGGTTGGCATGAGGACAGGCAGTCCGATATCTTCGAGAATCGCTACGTCCAAAGCGGAAACAAGTAACCGTTCTCCGTTTGAAAGAAACGCATTCAAAATATCATTTATCAGACTACTGACGTGGCTTGGATCGTCATCAAAAGGCACGCTGCGACCGTAAACATCCACAGCATTTGGTCCGGTAAAGAAAAAATCTTCATGCGATTCGGTGAAAAACAGGTCATATTCAGTCAAATCACCGCTTGGGTCCCCTTCGAACGAAAGAATACCAAGGCCATGACCAATCTCGTGCAAAAGCACCGTAAACAAATCAAATTGTGAAAAGGGCACATCCGGATCAGAGACGCCGCCATAATAAAACTCACCGGCGACAACAGAGTCCAAGTTTACGCTAATAATTATATCTTCGTCGCCAAAATTCGGATCAAAGTCAGACTGCAGCTCCAGTACCGGACCAGCCTGGTAAATATCGACGCCATTTTGCTGTCGTTGAAGAAAGAAATATGGCCCCGCTTCCGCAAGCGCGCCCTCGTCAAGCGAAATAATATTGACCAGGATATCAATCGCATTGAAACCGAAATCAATATAGCGCCCCCAGTAATCGGCGGCCTCCTCGACCACGCCCAACACCTGATTGATTTGCGAGGCGGAGGCGGAACTGGTGTCTCCCGTCGTAAAGGTCCACATATATTTTTTCTCGATTAGCTTCGGGCGCCAGGAATGCCGTAATAATGAATTACGCCACTACCGGCCAAGTTAATAACAGGGTTTGCATTATAAAGTTAACTATATTTTTGAAATCCAGATGATGCGAATTTCAGGTGTACTGGTTTTGAGAACTTTCCCAAAGAAAAATCACCCGGACAAAAGCCGCCGCCAGCCTCCGCCGAGATGATAGATCACGTGAACTCAAATCGAGATTAACATTCGAACGCCGCCCGCTACAGCCGCAGTCATTGCTGCGGCCGTAGCAAGATCAAACTATTGTCGTTCGGTTCCCAAAGCTTATGGGAAAACACTCGCGACCGATTATCCAAACACGAAGTCGTTTTGGTGCAGATCAGCGACGACAACATCATAGAGAACGATCCGGTCTCCTGAACCGAAATCAATGGTCGTATCAGTTCCATCGTCCGACGCCGCCGCCATCACTTCAGCAAAGGTGTCGAAGTTGGCGCCGAAATTACTGAGCTCTATGACGTCTTCCGTACCGGCGCCAGCGACAAAATCGGTGATCACGTCGATATCGTTTCCAGCATTATAGAGAAACGTGTCATTGCCTGCGCCGCCGGTGATGAGGTCGTTCTGCCCACCGCCAAACAGCGTGTCATTGCCGTTTCCGCCGTCTATGAAGTCGTTATCCGCCGCACCGGAAACGAGATCGTTGCCATCGCCTCCGTTCAGCGTGTCAACTCTTTTCGCGCCGAAGATCGTATCGTTGCCTGCGCCGCCATCGATGGAGTCGTTATTGGCGCCGCCAGCCAATTCGTCATTACCAGCGCCGCCGTCCAGGATGTCGTTGTTCACCCCGCCTGAAAGGAAATCAGCGCTGTCACCGCCAGATAGGACGTCGTTGCCAGAGCCGCCGAAAATTACATCCAGCCCGGCCCCGCCGTCGATTGTATCGGCGCCGTCGCGGCCGACCATTTCGTCATTACCGTTTCCACCGATGAGCAGATTGTCATTCGCATCACCTGCAAGAATATCGCTAAATGCCGAACCCATCAGGCCTTCAATGTCAGAGAAAGTGTCGCCATTCGCCTCACCGCCAGAGGCGGCGCCGGTATTCAACGCGATCGTAACCGCTGCGGAATCGGAATAATCAGCAACATCAAGACCGTCACCGCCATCCAGATCATCAGCACCAGCGCCGCCGATCAACGTGTCGTCACCCGCATTTCCGTTAATGGTGTCATCACCCTGACCGCCGTTCAGGTAATCATCGCCGCCGGTAATGGTCCCGCTGTTCGAAACAGCATCGCCATGGATGATGTCGCCTGCCGTTGAGCCGATAATCGTATCATCACCCCCCTGAAGAACAGAGAAGCTTTGCACGGTATTCGCATCACCTGTAATTGTAATTGTCTGCGTAAGTCCGGTGATATCCGTGGCGCTGAGGTCGATTAAATCGTCACCGCCCGCAAGCGAACTGCCATTTGCCTGCGACCCGCCAAAGACTGCATCCGCATCGCCCATAATGAAAATATTGCCGGCCGTTGTGTTTTCGAGACTATCCGGACGGATAGTGTCATCTCCGCCAATCCCGGAAGACGTCGTGAATGTGTCGTCGAAATCACCGCTGATGCGTGCCGCACCGACCTCGAACAGATCGTCGCCGCCAACCGCAATCAGACCAGACTCAATAT
Coding sequences within:
- a CDS encoding calcium-binding protein; the encoded protein is MWTFTTGDTSSASASQINQVLGVVEEAADYWGRYIDFGFNAIDILVNIISLDEGALAEAGPYFFLQRQQNGVDIYQAGPVLELQSDFDPNFGDEDIIISVNLDSVVAGEFYYGGVSDPDVPFSQFDLFTVLLHEIGHGLGILSFEGDPSGDLTEYDLFFTESHEDFFFTGPNAVDVYGRSVPFDDDPSHVSSLINDILNAFLSNGERLLVSALDVAILEDIGLPVLMPTSGNDALFGFEKAIGGVTYIGGDDSADLLGGNDHYQALSGDDSVSGGAGDDTLDGGDDNDFMLGNDDNDSIIGGGGNDSANGNDGDDELFGNQGDDLLVGSTGNDTIDGGAGLDVIYGGDGEDMLMGGSARDVLAAGVKNDILDGGGGRDELYGGANNDLLMGGDGNDTMFGAKGVDTLEGGDGNDIVSGAADNDFIDGGEGDDLIFGGVQNDLLTGGLGNDTFLYNAGNDIDVITDFVAGAGTEDVIELNNFGTDFDAFAEVMAAATDDGADTTINFGSGNLIILYNVVVADLHQDDFVFG
- a CDS encoding calcium-binding protein, with protein sequence MANVSLENVADSFSFEATNRVDYDSTEFAGATSYSYLASNGDDVDFFGSGFTDDGTFPTGGTVETVAYDIGNDALLGSKEVEVTGLNLDVLDFQVGVGTAAEQTSRFWFTVLQGADIFDLALADLSVSILIAGDGGDLTQTLDNTYIGADDVFTSASGALTGTSLIYGDYVDIESGLIAVGGDDLFEVGAARISGDFDDTFTTSSGIGGDDTIRPDSLENTTAGNIFIMGDADAVFGGSQANGSSLAGGDDLIDLSATDITGLTQTITITGDANTVQSFSVLQGGDDTIIGSTAGDIIHGDAVSNSGTITGGDDYLNGGQGDDTINGNAGDDTLIGGAGADDLDGGDGLDVADYSDSAAVTIALNTGAASGGEANGDTFSDIEGLMGSAFSDILAGDANDNLLIGGNGNDEMVGRDGADTIDGGAGLDVIFGGSGNDVLSGGDSADFLSGGVNNDILDGGAGNDELAGGANNDSIDGGAGNDTIFGAKRVDTLNGGDGNDLVSGAADNDFIDGGNGNDTLFGGGQNDLITGGAGNDTFLYNAGNDIDVITDFVAGAGTEDVIELSNFGANFDTFAEVMAAASDDGTDTTIDFGSGDRIVLYDVVVADLHQNDFVFG